A region from the Corynebacterium halotolerans YIM 70093 = DSM 44683 genome encodes:
- a CDS encoding molybdopterin oxidoreductase family protein — MTSRDRIAEPWGTRTPYAAGESWPVRVDSHLEEGLSPGDVDRWVQTASILHSNGDALDVGVRDDRIVGVRGRAGDRVNHGRLGVKDLYGWQANSSPDRLTRPLIRQNGELVETDWDTAMDRIVTRTRELLEEQGPSALGFYTTGQLFAEEYYTLGIIAHGGLGTNHVDGNTRLCTATAAAALKESFGSDGQPGSYTDIDHADVIALYGHNMAETQSVLWMRVLDRLAGPNPPKIICVDPRPTKVAQHATVHLAPRPGTNVALMNALLHEIIAHDWVDHDYIDAHTVGFDELVKRVKEYSPETVAQICDVPAEQIREAARILGTAERLLSTVLQGFYQSNQATAASVQVNNINLIRGMLGKPGCGILQMNGQPTAQNTRECGGDGDLPGFRNWANDAHIADLARVWNVDPMSIPHYSPPTHVMQMMRYVEDGSIRMLWVSATNPAVSLPELRRIRSILEQERLFLVVQDIFLSETAQLADVVLPAATWGEKTGTFTNVDRTVHLSEKAVEPPGEAKPDLDIFLDYARRLDLRDKDGEPLVKWHDPESAFEAWKECTRGRPCDYTGLSYDKLRGESGIQWPCNEEHPDGAERIYENGRFWAAPDYCESYGKDMITGAPLEPDEYRSMNPSGKAILKAAGYMPPHETPGTDHPLQLITGRTLYHFHTRTKTARAPQLQKAAPEVWVEVSAGDADRIGASEGDLARVSTPRGSVEARVRITGIRDGVLFLPFHYGYWDTDAGHQPDGSGRAANELTITDWDPVSKQPIFKTAAARIERISGGTGAAPAPTNTASAPLVDVGAGTAGDASAVADEDIDPATRGETR; from the coding sequence ATGACGAGCAGGGACAGGATTGCCGAACCATGGGGTACCCGCACCCCGTACGCTGCGGGGGAGTCATGGCCCGTGCGGGTCGACTCCCATCTGGAGGAGGGGCTCTCGCCCGGGGACGTGGACCGCTGGGTGCAGACCGCCTCCATCCTCCATTCCAACGGTGACGCCCTCGACGTCGGCGTCAGGGACGACCGGATCGTCGGGGTCCGCGGCCGCGCCGGGGACCGCGTCAATCACGGCCGGCTCGGGGTGAAGGACCTGTACGGGTGGCAGGCCAACTCCTCCCCGGACCGGCTGACACGGCCGCTCATCCGGCAGAACGGGGAGCTGGTCGAGACGGACTGGGACACCGCCATGGACCGGATCGTCACGCGCACCCGCGAGCTGCTGGAGGAACAGGGGCCCAGCGCCCTCGGTTTCTACACCACCGGTCAGCTCTTCGCCGAGGAGTACTACACCCTCGGCATCATCGCCCACGGGGGCCTGGGCACCAACCACGTCGACGGGAACACCCGGCTGTGCACGGCGACGGCCGCGGCGGCGCTGAAGGAGTCCTTCGGCTCGGACGGCCAGCCGGGTTCCTACACCGACATCGACCACGCCGACGTCATCGCCCTGTACGGCCACAACATGGCCGAGACGCAGTCGGTGCTGTGGATGCGGGTCCTCGACCGGCTCGCCGGCCCGAACCCCCCGAAGATCATCTGCGTGGACCCGCGCCCCACCAAGGTGGCCCAGCACGCCACAGTGCATCTGGCCCCGCGCCCGGGCACCAACGTCGCGTTGATGAACGCACTGCTGCACGAGATCATCGCCCACGACTGGGTCGATCACGACTACATCGACGCCCACACCGTCGGCTTCGACGAGCTGGTGAAACGGGTGAAGGAATACAGTCCGGAGACGGTCGCGCAGATCTGCGACGTCCCCGCCGAGCAGATCCGCGAGGCCGCGCGCATCCTGGGCACCGCCGAACGGCTGCTGTCCACCGTGCTGCAGGGCTTCTACCAGTCCAACCAGGCGACGGCCGCCTCCGTTCAGGTCAACAACATCAACCTCATCCGCGGCATGCTCGGCAAGCCCGGCTGCGGCATCCTGCAGATGAACGGCCAACCCACCGCCCAGAACACCCGCGAATGCGGCGGGGACGGGGATCTGCCCGGCTTCCGCAACTGGGCCAATGACGCCCACATCGCGGACCTGGCCCGGGTGTGGAACGTGGATCCGATGAGCATTCCCCACTACTCCCCGCCCACGCACGTGATGCAGATGATGCGCTACGTGGAGGACGGCTCGATCCGCATGCTCTGGGTGAGCGCGACCAACCCGGCCGTGTCCCTGCCGGAGCTGCGCCGCATCCGGTCCATCCTCGAACAGGAACGGTTGTTCCTCGTGGTGCAGGACATCTTCCTCTCCGAGACCGCCCAGCTGGCGGACGTGGTGCTGCCGGCGGCCACGTGGGGGGAGAAGACCGGCACCTTCACCAACGTGGACCGCACCGTGCACCTGTCCGAGAAGGCCGTGGAACCCCCGGGGGAGGCCAAGCCTGACCTGGACATCTTCCTCGACTACGCGCGCCGGCTGGACCTGCGGGACAAGGACGGGGAGCCACTGGTGAAGTGGCACGACCCGGAGTCGGCGTTCGAGGCGTGGAAGGAGTGCACCCGGGGCCGACCGTGCGACTACACCGGCCTGAGCTACGACAAGTTGCGCGGGGAGTCCGGCATCCAGTGGCCGTGCAACGAGGAGCACCCCGACGGCGCCGAGCGCATCTACGAGAACGGGCGGTTCTGGGCCGCCCCGGACTACTGCGAGAGCTACGGCAAGGACATGATCACGGGCGCCCCGCTGGAGCCGGACGAGTACCGGTCCATGAATCCCTCGGGCAAGGCGATCCTGAAGGCCGCCGGGTACATGCCGCCCCACGAGACACCGGGCACCGATCACCCCCTGCAGCTGATCACCGGGCGGACCCTCTACCACTTCCACACCCGGACGAAGACCGCCCGGGCCCCACAGCTGCAGAAGGCGGCGCCCGAGGTCTGGGTCGAGGTCTCCGCCGGCGATGCCGACCGGATCGGGGCCTCGGAGGGGGACCTCGCCCGGGTGAGCACTCCCCGCGGCAGCGTGGAGGCGCGGGTGCGGATCACCGGCATCCGTGACGGTGTCCTGTTCCTGCCGTTCCACTACGGGTACTGGGACACCGACGCCGGGCACCAACCCGACGGGTCGGGCCGGGCCGCCAACGAACTGACCATCACGGACTGGGATCCGGTGTCCAAGCAGCCCATCTTCAAGACGGCCGCCGCCCGGATTGAGCGGATCAGCGGTGGAACGGGAGCCGCACCGGCCCCGACCAACACGGCTTCCGCGCCACTCGTGGACGTCGGGGCCGGCACCGCCGGGGACGCCTCGGCGGTGGCGGACGAGGACATTGACCCGGCGACGAGGGGAGAGACCCGATGA
- the msrA gene encoding peptide-methionine (S)-S-oxide reductase MsrA — protein MSWMFMRTPELVAPEDALKGGRHPVLPDPAPHAVLGTPITGPWKDGQKSVIVGIGCFWGVERMYWEMDGVESTSAGYAGGVTLNPTYREVCSGRTNHAEVVEVVYDPERISLREIIVAALEAHDPTQGFRQGNDVGTQYRSAFYTTGDDAEAEKAEIQRIVDHYAEQLKGHGFGEVTTEVKTLAETDSGEYYLAEDEHQQYLHKVPNGYCPHHSTGVACSLPA, from the coding sequence ATGTCCTGGATGTTCATGCGCACCCCCGAACTCGTCGCCCCCGAGGACGCACTGAAGGGCGGCCGCCATCCGGTGCTGCCCGACCCCGCCCCGCATGCAGTGCTGGGCACCCCGATCACCGGCCCCTGGAAGGACGGCCAGAAGTCCGTGATCGTCGGCATCGGCTGTTTCTGGGGTGTCGAGCGGATGTACTGGGAGATGGACGGTGTGGAGTCCACCTCGGCCGGTTACGCCGGGGGCGTCACCCTCAACCCCACGTACCGGGAGGTCTGCTCCGGGCGGACCAACCACGCCGAGGTCGTCGAGGTCGTCTACGACCCCGAGCGCATCTCTCTGCGGGAGATCATCGTCGCCGCCCTCGAGGCTCACGACCCGACCCAGGGCTTCCGCCAGGGCAACGATGTGGGCACCCAGTACCGCTCGGCGTTCTACACTACCGGTGATGACGCCGAGGCCGAGAAGGCCGAGATCCAGCGCATCGTCGACCACTACGCCGAGCAGCTGAAGGGGCACGGCTTCGGTGAGGTGACCACCGAGGTCAAGACGCTGGCGGAGACCGACTCCGGCGAGTACTACCTCGCCGAGGACGAGCACCAGCAGTACCTGCACAAGGTGCCCAACGGCTACTGCCCGCACCACTCCACGGGTGTGGCCTGCAGCCTGCCGGCCTGA
- a CDS encoding superoxide dismutase yields the protein MAVYELPELDYAYDALEPHISAEIMELHHSKHHATYVAGANAALEGLEAERNGDANPDKIRALSKNLAFNLGGHTNHSIFWKNLSPNGGGEPTGELAEAINRDFGSFEKFKAHFSAAATGLQGSGWAVLGWDHIAGRLVIEQLTDQQGNVSIDLTPLLMLDMWEHAFYLQYKNVKADYVKAVWNVFNWEDVAARYAAASAH from the coding sequence ATGGCTGTCTACGAACTTCCCGAGCTCGATTACGCCTACGACGCTCTCGAGCCGCACATCTCCGCCGAGATCATGGAGCTGCACCACTCCAAGCACCATGCCACCTACGTCGCCGGCGCCAACGCCGCGCTCGAGGGCCTGGAGGCCGAGCGCAACGGTGACGCCAACCCGGACAAGATCCGCGCCCTGTCCAAGAACCTGGCGTTCAACCTGGGTGGCCACACCAACCACTCCATCTTCTGGAAGAACCTGTCCCCGAACGGTGGTGGCGAGCCGACCGGTGAGCTGGCCGAGGCCATCAACCGCGACTTCGGTTCCTTCGAGAAGTTCAAGGCGCACTTCTCCGCCGCCGCCACCGGCCTGCAGGGCTCCGGCTGGGCCGTGCTCGGCTGGGACCACATCGCCGGCCGCCTGGTCATCGAGCAGCTGACCGACCAGCAGGGCAACGTCTCCATCGACCTGACCCCGCTGCTGATGCTGGACATGTGGGAGCACGCCTTCTACCTGCAGTACAAGAACGTCAAGGCCGACTACGTCAAGGCCGTCTGGAACGTCTTCAACTGGGAGGACGTCGCCGCGCGTTACGCCGCCGCCTCCGCACACTAG
- a CDS encoding LURP-one-related/scramblase family protein, protein MATPFEPHHNPVPPQRSLLEEPVLVMQQITTFMSNNFDILNQQGDVVGVITTGGSPLSRMFTGSRSLTVTEADGRPVLSLEDTVNFGRDTFELADPHGGPLAHLRKRFTFFRRRVDMHLADGTVVELHGSVFDFDFEFRVGELVPARVTRQWTGLGNALLGRSQYSLTFTPDTPLRLRAAFIGGVVALDLIRAKDERD, encoded by the coding sequence ATGGCCACACCTTTCGAGCCCCATCACAATCCTGTGCCACCGCAGCGTTCCCTGCTCGAGGAGCCCGTCCTGGTGATGCAGCAGATCACCACCTTCATGAGCAATAACTTCGACATCCTCAACCAACAGGGCGACGTCGTGGGCGTCATCACCACCGGTGGTTCACCGCTCTCCCGGATGTTCACGGGCAGCCGGAGTCTCACCGTCACGGAGGCCGATGGTCGGCCGGTGCTCTCGCTCGAGGACACGGTGAACTTCGGGCGGGACACCTTCGAGCTCGCCGACCCCCACGGCGGCCCCCTGGCGCACCTGCGTAAGCGGTTCACCTTCTTCCGGCGGCGGGTGGACATGCACCTGGCCGACGGCACCGTTGTGGAGTTGCACGGCAGCGTCTTCGACTTCGACTTCGAGTTTCGGGTCGGCGAGCTGGTTCCCGCCCGGGTCACGCGACAGTGGACGGGACTCGGCAACGCTCTGCTCGGGCGCAGCCAGTACTCGTTGACCTTCACCCCTGACACTCCGCTCCGTCTTCGGGCGGCATTCATCGGCGGCGTGGTCGCGCTGGATCTCATCCGTGCGAAGGATGAGCGGGACTAG
- a CDS encoding LysR family transcriptional regulator, which translates to MAEPGPSDLRGFLAVAEAGHLTDTAAILGISQPTLTRRIRRVEEFTGATLFDRTGRRLVLNARGRAFLPHVRRMIAELEDGVAKVARLMDPERGVVRLDFMHSLGTWLVPDLLRDYRARHPHVEFRLHQGAARQLVGRVLSDTADVALVGPRPEEAGGELGWHQLRLQRLALALPEAHPLAAEGAVPVNLQEAAEENFIGMLPGYGTRLLLDRLAAEHGFTPRLVFESMELTTVAGLVSAGLGVALLPLDDPYLAPVGIVLRPLDPPAHRELGLVWRAGAGAAPPVDRFREFVTAADRADGGWTSRRAGG; encoded by the coding sequence ATGGCCGAACCGGGGCCCTCTGATCTGCGCGGTTTCCTCGCTGTCGCGGAGGCGGGCCACCTCACCGACACCGCCGCCATCCTGGGAATATCGCAACCCACGCTGACCAGGCGCATCCGCCGCGTCGAGGAGTTCACCGGCGCCACCCTCTTCGACCGGACGGGGCGGCGCCTCGTCCTCAACGCCCGCGGCCGCGCCTTCCTCCCGCACGTCCGCCGTATGATCGCCGAACTCGAGGACGGCGTCGCGAAGGTCGCCCGCCTGATGGACCCTGAACGGGGCGTCGTGCGCCTGGACTTCATGCACTCCCTGGGCACCTGGCTCGTGCCCGACCTGCTACGCGACTACCGGGCGCGCCACCCCCACGTCGAGTTCCGGCTCCACCAGGGCGCGGCCCGGCAGCTCGTCGGGCGGGTGCTTTCCGACACCGCCGACGTCGCGCTCGTCGGTCCCCGCCCGGAGGAGGCGGGAGGTGAGCTGGGCTGGCACCAGCTGCGGCTGCAGCGCCTGGCGCTCGCGCTGCCCGAGGCACACCCGCTGGCGGCCGAGGGTGCCGTACCCGTCAACCTGCAGGAGGCCGCGGAGGAGAACTTCATCGGCATGCTCCCCGGCTACGGCACCCGCCTCCTGCTCGACCGGTTGGCCGCCGAACACGGCTTCACCCCGCGCCTCGTCTTCGAGTCCATGGAGCTGACCACCGTGGCGGGTCTGGTCTCTGCGGGGCTGGGGGTGGCGCTGCTGCCGCTGGACGACCCGTACCTCGCGCCCGTCGGCATCGTCCTGCGCCCACTGGACCCGCCGGCCCACCGCGAACTGGGGCTGGTGTGGCGCGCCGGGGCCGGGGCCGCCCCGCCCGTCGACCGGTTCCGGGAGTTCGTGACGGCGGCTGACCGGGCGGATGGCGGCTGGACCTCCCGACGTGCCGGAGGATGA
- a CDS encoding MFS transporter, with protein sequence MSVSPTTPSLPAGLRRGERDYRRAVLAMLAAGLAIFNTLYATQALLPILVEDLDITPTEAALTVSAATGMLAVCVVPASILSEKFGRGRVLIVSAVAATLLGLLLPLAQDAAMLIALRALQGVMIAGVPAVAMTWLSEELHPDDLGRAMGVYIAGNTVGGLTGRLIPAGLLEFTHWRWALLVSGLVALACAVVMVVLLPRQRRFTPRRLHLRDELTAMVGHWRNPRLAGLFLTAFIGMGVFVSLYNFFGFRMIDHFGLSPALVGVVFLMYLSGTWSSTRAGALTERYGRGRVLLTGAALMLLGLAATAVGWLPLVLAGLFVFTAAFFAMHSTASGWIGLIATDHRAEASSMYLFCYYVGSSVLGALAGVIFALLPWGGFVLVLVVALAPVIGIGALLARREEADAGDGAPAVGGAGG encoded by the coding sequence ATGTCCGTGAGCCCGACCACACCTTCCCTGCCCGCCGGGCTGCGCCGCGGCGAGCGGGACTACCGGCGTGCCGTCCTCGCGATGCTCGCCGCCGGCCTGGCGATCTTCAACACCCTGTACGCCACTCAGGCCCTTCTTCCGATCCTGGTCGAGGACCTCGACATCACCCCGACCGAGGCGGCCCTGACCGTCTCCGCGGCGACCGGCATGCTCGCGGTGTGCGTCGTGCCGGCGTCGATCCTGTCGGAGAAATTCGGTCGCGGCCGCGTCCTCATCGTCTCGGCGGTGGCGGCCACCCTGCTGGGGCTGCTCCTGCCCCTCGCCCAGGACGCCGCGATGCTGATCGCCCTGCGCGCGCTCCAGGGCGTCATGATCGCCGGGGTGCCCGCCGTGGCGATGACGTGGCTGTCCGAGGAACTCCACCCCGACGACCTGGGTCGGGCGATGGGCGTCTACATCGCCGGGAACACGGTCGGTGGCCTGACCGGCCGCCTCATCCCGGCCGGTCTGCTCGAGTTCACGCACTGGCGGTGGGCGCTGCTGGTCAGTGGCCTGGTGGCCCTCGCCTGCGCGGTCGTCATGGTGGTGCTGCTGCCCCGCCAGCGGCGTTTCACTCCGCGGCGGCTCCACCTGCGGGACGAGCTGACGGCGATGGTCGGGCACTGGCGCAACCCGCGGCTGGCGGGCCTGTTCCTGACGGCGTTCATCGGCATGGGGGTGTTCGTCTCCCTCTACAATTTCTTCGGTTTCCGGATGATCGACCACTTCGGCCTTTCCCCCGCGCTCGTCGGCGTCGTGTTCCTCATGTACCTGTCGGGCACCTGGAGCTCCACCCGGGCCGGTGCCCTGACGGAGAGGTACGGACGCGGGCGCGTCCTGCTCACCGGCGCCGCGCTGATGCTGCTGGGGCTGGCGGCCACCGCCGTCGGCTGGCTGCCGCTGGTGCTGGCCGGCCTGTTCGTCTTCACGGCCGCCTTCTTCGCCATGCACTCCACGGCCTCCGGGTGGATCGGGCTGATCGCCACCGACCACCGCGCCGAGGCCTCGAGCATGTACCTGTTCTGCTACTACGTCGGCTCCTCGGTACTCGGCGCGCTGGCGGGTGTCATCTTCGCGCTCCTGCCCTGGGGCGGTTTCGTCCTCGTCCTGGTGGTGGCCCTGGCCCCGGTCATCGGCATCGGTGCGCTGCTGGCCCGCCGCGAGGAGGCCGATGCCGGCGACGGCGCTCCCGCCGTCGGAGGGGCCGGAGGGTAG
- a CDS encoding TM0106 family RecB-like putative nuclease, whose amino-acid sequence MDDGRSGTADRVADRLQPADLVGCGYRLVQRRRHPDVPRTEAARRRLERLALARRIVLDALPTRPALGDGRSRRFLRIDIPAPPVSAATEEELEQAEFDTLEALAAEANLITGATFTGTSEGAEWRVDVDVLARRPDGTYLPVIVSNHRVARPHEASTMPMVATSRLGLSEPMDAPFRQRHHVADGYRLGLAARALAEVGLDSGWGGAIGQDRTRAFITRTGGYQEALTTALTAPLPDAPRRVKECASCRFWSLCEPELLATDDISLFLPGDRAAKHRAEGITTVSGLIDAPAGQVSELARAWRDGIPLLRRVDRATAPRADVEIDVDMEAYLDQGAYLWGTFDGDEYRPFVTWRKLGGAAEAENFARFWAWLMGRRAAAHAAGQTFAAYCYSSHGENHWMLQSARRFAGRRFGEVTVPDEDEVTAFIGSDEWIDIFRSVREQLAGPRGLGLKLVAPEAGFTWDDEDFDGEESIHARRVALSGGPEAEGARARLLRYNSDDCRATAAVRVWLDAGAPGTPLLGE is encoded by the coding sequence GTGGATGACGGGCGGTCGGGAACGGCCGACCGGGTCGCTGACCGCCTGCAACCCGCCGACCTTGTGGGCTGCGGATACCGCCTGGTCCAGCGGCGCCGGCACCCCGACGTGCCGCGCACCGAGGCAGCCCGCCGCCGCCTCGAGCGCCTGGCCCTGGCGCGCCGGATCGTCCTTGACGCGCTGCCGACCCGCCCCGCCCTCGGCGACGGCCGCTCACGCCGCTTCCTGCGCATCGACATCCCCGCCCCGCCGGTCAGCGCCGCCACCGAGGAGGAACTCGAGCAGGCCGAGTTCGACACGCTCGAGGCTCTCGCCGCGGAGGCGAACCTGATCACCGGCGCCACCTTCACGGGCACCTCCGAGGGGGCGGAGTGGCGGGTGGATGTCGACGTCCTCGCCCGCCGCCCCGACGGGACCTACCTGCCGGTCATCGTCAGCAACCACCGCGTCGCCCGCCCCCACGAGGCCTCGACCATGCCGATGGTGGCGACCTCGCGCCTCGGACTGAGCGAACCCATGGACGCCCCCTTCCGGCAGCGCCACCACGTCGCCGACGGCTACCGGCTCGGTCTGGCGGCCCGCGCCCTGGCCGAGGTCGGCCTCGACAGCGGATGGGGAGGGGCCATCGGCCAGGACCGCACGCGGGCCTTCATCACCCGCACCGGCGGCTACCAGGAGGCCCTGACGACCGCGCTCACCGCGCCCCTGCCCGACGCCCCGCGCCGCGTCAAGGAGTGCGCCTCCTGCCGCTTCTGGTCGCTGTGTGAGCCGGAACTGCTCGCCACCGACGACATCAGTCTCTTTCTCCCCGGTGACCGCGCCGCGAAGCACCGGGCGGAGGGTATCACCACCGTCAGCGGGCTCATCGACGCCCCCGCCGGGCAGGTCTCCGAGCTCGCCCGGGCGTGGCGCGACGGGATCCCCCTGCTGCGCCGGGTCGACCGTGCCACCGCGCCGCGGGCGGACGTGGAGATCGACGTCGACATGGAGGCCTACCTCGACCAGGGCGCCTACCTGTGGGGCACCTTCGACGGCGACGAGTACCGGCCGTTCGTCACCTGGCGGAAACTCGGCGGCGCCGCCGAGGCGGAGAACTTCGCCCGGTTCTGGGCCTGGCTGATGGGCCGCCGCGCGGCCGCGCACGCCGCCGGACAGACCTTCGCCGCCTACTGCTACTCCTCCCACGGGGAGAACCACTGGATGCTGCAGTCGGCCCGCCGGTTCGCCGGGCGGCGCTTCGGGGAGGTCACCGTCCCCGACGAGGATGAGGTCACCGCCTTCATCGGTTCCGACGAGTGGATCGACATCTTCCGTTCCGTGCGCGAGCAGCTGGCCGGGCCCCGGGGCCTGGGCCTAAAACTCGTGGCTCCGGAGGCCGGATTCACCTGGGACGACGAGGACTTCGACGGCGAGGAGTCGATCCACGCCCGTCGGGTCGCGCTCAGTGGCGGGCCGGAGGCGGAGGGGGCCCGGGCCCGGCTGCTGCGCTACAACAGCGACGACTGCCGCGCCACCGCGGCCGTCCGCGTCTGGCTCGACGCCGGCGCGCCGGGTACCCCGCTGCTGGGGGAATAG
- a CDS encoding DUF6474 family protein, with translation MGILEKIRKSRARTKAEIKAAKVRARQEAKEEAKLQLRREKLLVQQENDLLKAEKKGLKAKRKHQRKMAENALQQVKEGKVSARKIIKWSGTARVALPIVLPLVYRGVTAGREQLIAARARKLGVTPDQLAEFAGHGAPLKARIQGVRDNLEDTSLMPGFVRDVNDRLDELSAAVDNAEYMTPEQRRRAHDSVSRDIDQVTQQIQERLRQR, from the coding sequence ATGGGCATCCTCGAAAAGATCCGCAAGAGCCGCGCCAGGACCAAGGCCGAGATCAAGGCCGCCAAGGTGCGCGCCCGCCAGGAGGCCAAGGAGGAGGCCAAGCTGCAGCTGCGTCGCGAGAAGCTGCTGGTCCAGCAGGAGAATGATCTGCTCAAGGCGGAGAAGAAGGGCCTGAAGGCCAAGCGCAAGCACCAGCGCAAGATGGCCGAGAACGCGCTGCAGCAGGTCAAGGAGGGCAAAGTCAGCGCCCGCAAGATCATCAAGTGGTCGGGCACGGCGCGGGTCGCGCTCCCGATCGTCCTGCCGCTGGTCTACCGCGGCGTCACCGCCGGGCGCGAGCAGCTCATCGCCGCCCGCGCCCGCAAACTGGGGGTCACGCCCGATCAGCTGGCCGAGTTCGCGGGCCACGGTGCCCCACTGAAGGCCCGCATCCAGGGAGTACGCGACAACCTGGAGGACACCTCCCTGATGCCCGGCTTCGTCCGTGACGTCAACGACCGCCTCGACGAGCTGAGCGCGGCCGTCGACAACGCGGAGTACATGACCCCCGAGCAGCGCCGCCGGGCCCACGACAGCGTCTCCCGGGACATCGACCAGGTCACCCAGCAGATCCAGGAGCGACTCCGGCAGCGGTAG
- a CDS encoding histone-like nucleoid-structuring protein Lsr2: protein MARREITQYFDDLDNTPITEEQVHVVRFSVDGNDYILDLSEKNAREFREILEPFVQAARPAPSAHGRGGGARVHPREIRRWAQSQGKAVANRGKIPHEIIAAYNEAHS from the coding sequence ATGGCACGCCGCGAAATCACCCAGTACTTCGACGACCTCGACAACACCCCCATCACGGAAGAGCAGGTGCACGTGGTCCGTTTCAGCGTCGACGGCAACGACTACATTCTCGATCTCTCCGAGAAGAACGCCCGTGAATTCCGCGAGATTCTCGAGCCTTTCGTCCAGGCCGCCCGCCCTGCCCCGAGCGCGCACGGCCGCGGCGGAGGTGCCCGCGTCCACCCCAGGGAGATCCGCCGGTGGGCCCAGTCGCAGGGAAAGGCCGTCGCCAACCGCGGCAAGATCCCCCATGAGATCATCGCCGCCTACAACGAGGCACACTCCTGA
- a CDS encoding LuxR C-terminal-related transcriptional regulator gives MIRVMLADDHEIVRLGLRAVLDEADDIEVVGEVATADAAIAAAQAGGIDVMLMDLRFGPGVEGTRVTTGAEATAAIKSAMDNPPKVLVVTNYDTDADILGAIEAGAVGYLLKDAPPTDLLAAVRSAADGDSALSPVVADRLMTRVRTPRTSLTPRELEVLKLVASGSSNREIGHALMLSEATVKSHLVHIYDKLGVRSRTSAVAAAREQGVL, from the coding sequence ATGATCCGAGTGATGTTGGCTGATGATCACGAGATCGTCCGACTGGGGCTGCGGGCCGTGCTCGACGAGGCCGACGACATCGAGGTGGTCGGGGAGGTCGCCACGGCCGATGCCGCCATCGCCGCCGCGCAGGCAGGCGGCATCGACGTGATGCTGATGGACCTGCGCTTCGGCCCCGGCGTCGAGGGCACGCGCGTGACGACGGGCGCGGAGGCGACCGCCGCGATCAAGTCCGCGATGGACAACCCGCCGAAGGTACTGGTGGTCACCAATTACGACACCGACGCCGACATCCTCGGCGCCATCGAGGCCGGCGCGGTGGGGTACCTGCTCAAGGACGCCCCGCCCACGGATCTGCTGGCGGCGGTCCGGTCGGCGGCCGACGGGGACTCGGCGCTGTCGCCGGTCGTCGCGGACCGGCTCATGACCCGGGTGCGGACGCCGCGGACCTCCCTGACCCCGCGCGAGCTCGAGGTGCTCAAGCTCGTGGCCTCGGGTTCCTCGAACCGGGAGATCGGGCACGCGCTCATGCTCTCCGAGGCGACCGTGAAGTCGCATCTGGTCCACATCTACGACAAGCTCGGCGTGCGCTCGCGCACCTCGGCGGTGGCCGCCGCCCGCGAGCAGGGGGTCCTGTAA